From one Triticum aestivum cultivar Chinese Spring chromosome 4B, IWGSC CS RefSeq v2.1, whole genome shotgun sequence genomic stretch:
- the LOC123091319 gene encoding protein translocase subunit SECA2, chloroplastic isoform X4, translated as MEFMRDAEWMGRVHRFLGLTVGLIQAGMKSDERRANYMCDITYTNNSELGFDYLRDNLSRKKEQLVMRWPRPFHFSIVDEVDSVLIDEGRNPLLISGEDNREAARYPVAAKVADLLIEGAHYTVELKGNNIDLTEDGVTYAETILGTNDLWDENDPWARFVTNALKAKEFYRRDVQYIVRNGKALIINELTGRVEPKRRWSDGIHQAVEAKEGLKIQADSVIVAQITYQSLFKLYPKLSGMTGTAKTEEKEFLKMFKMPVIEVPTNLPNIRVDLPIQAFATLRGKWQYVREEVEYMFQLGRPVLVGTTSVESSEYLSDLLKSRNIPHNVLNARPKYAAREAEIIAQAGRKHAITISTNMAGRGTDIILGGNPKMLAKEIVEDNVLPFLSHDTPDVETEGESTSHKGLSKIKLGPSSLALLAKAAIMAKYVHKSESNEWSFQKVKSTIMESIEMSNTIGLEKLQERVAEVTEMYPLCDAIALAYATVLKDCEIHCFDEGAEVKTLGGLHVIGTSLHESRRIDNQLRGRAGRQGDPGSTRFMVSLQDEMFRKFNLDTEWAVRLISRITDGEDIAIESNAVVKQLLGLQINAEKYYFGIRKNLVEFDEVLEVQRKHIYSLRQVILSGDSESCSEQIFQYMQAVVDEIILGNVDPQKPPKTWDLAKLLDEFASLGGNLLTETFKETQEEDLQSSLEQILRYGSVEVDNFVLPNMPVPPNSFRGIRKRTSSAMRWFAMCGDDTSKKGRYTNIVNLLRKYFGDFLIATYLEVLQESRYHDAYIRGIEREALLKTLDMLWKDHLVNMNKLSSAVNVRSFGHRNPLEEYKIDGCRFFISMLSTTRRLTVEALLRYWSSPMESEEIFNTADQ; from the exons ATGGAGTTCATG CGAGATGCTGAATGGATGGGCCGCGTTCATCGTTTTCTTGGCCTAACTGTCGGTCTAATTCAG GCAGGTATGAAGTCTGATGAGAGGAGAGCCAACTATATGTGTGACATTACATACACTAATAACTCG GAGCTTGGATTTGATTATCTTCGTGACAACTTGTCACGTAAGAAAGAACAGTTAGTCATGAGATG GCCAAGACCATTCCATTTTTCTATCGTGGATGAAGTGGACTCAGTGCTTATAGATGAAGGAAGAAACCCATTGTTAATAAGTGGAGAG GATAATAGAGAAGCAGCACGGTATCCAGTTGCTGCTAAAGTTGCAGATCTTCTCATAGAGGGTGCT CATTATACTGTAGAACTGAAGGGCAATAATATAGATCTAACAGAGGATGGAGTTACTTATGCTGAGACGATTCTTGGGACCAATGATCTGTGGGATGAGAATGATCCGTGGGCAAG ATTTGTGACAAATGCATTGAAGGCCAAAGAGTTCTACCGCAGGGATGTACAGTACATTGTTAGGAATGGAAAAGCTCTCATAATTAATGAG CTTACTGGTCGAGTCGAACCCAAAAGGAGGTGGTCTGATGGTATTCATCAAGCAGTAGAAGCAAAAGAAGGCCTCAAAATCCAG GCAGACTCAGTAATTGTGGCTCAGATTACGTATCAGTCTCTGTTTAAGCTTTATCCTAAGCTTTCCGGGATGACAGGTACTGCTAAGACAGAG GAAAAGGAATTTCTGAAGATGTTTAAGATGCCAGTCATTGAGGTGCCCACGAATCTGCCAAATATACGGGTGGACTTACCTATCCAAGCTTTTGCG ACTTTAAGGGGCAAATGGCAATATGTCCGGGAAGAGGTAGAGTATATGTTTCAATTGGGCCGTCCTGTTTTGGTTGGAACTACCAG TGTTGAGAGTTCAGAATACCTGTCGGATCTTCTTAAGTCTCGTAATATTCCTCACAATGTACTTAATGCAAGACCAAAG TATGCTGCTAGAGAAGCTGAGATAATTGCACAGGCTGGAAGGAAACATGCAATTACAATTTCAACGAACATGGCAGGCAGAGGGACAGACATCATTTTAGGTGGCAACCCTAAG ATGCTTGCAAAAGAAATTGTAGAAGACAATGTACTTCCATTTCTGTCGCACGACACCCCAGATGTCGAAACTGAGGGGGAGTCCACATCCCACAAG GGTCTTTCCAAGATAAAACTCGGGCCATCGTCACTAGCTCTGCTTGCCAAAGCTGCAATCATGG CAAAATATGTTCACAAAAGTGAGAGCAATGAATGGTCTTTTCAGAAGGTGAAATCCACTATTATGGAGTCAATTGAAATGAGTAATACAATTGGGTTGGAAAAACTACAAGAGCGCGTGGCTGAAGTGACTGAGATGTACCCTCTTTGTGATGCAATAGCACTTGCTTATGCGACTGTCTTAAAGGATTGCGAAATTCATTGTTTTGACGAGGGTGCTGAGGTGAAGACATTAGGTGGGCTTCATGTAATAGGAACTTCTTTGCATGAGTCGCGCCGAATTGATAACCAA TTACGTGGTAGAGCTGGCAGGCAAGGTGATCCTGGTTCCACACGGTTTATGGTGAG CTTACAAGATGAAATGTTCCGGAAGTTTAATTTGGACACAGAATGGGCCGTGAGACTAATATCAAGGATAACAGATGGCGAAGACATAGCGATCGAGAGCAATGCTGTTGTAAAACAG CTTCTAGGCCTTCAAATCAATGCAGAGAAGTATTATTTTGGCATAAGGAAAAACCTTGTTGAGTTTGATGAAGTCTTGGAG GTCCAAAGAAAGCACATCTATAGCCTTAGGCAGGTGATATTATCAGGTGACTCTGAAAGCTGCAGTGAACAAATTTTCCA GTACATGCAAGCTGTAGTTGATGAAATTATTCTGGGAAATGTTGATCCCCAGAAG CCACCTAAGACGTGGGATTTGGCAAAGCTTTTGGATGAGTTTGCCAGTCTAGGCGGAAATTTGCTGACAG AAACATTCAAGGAGACCCAAGAGGAAGACCTACAATCATCACTTGAGCAAATACTTAGATATGGCTCTGTGGAGGTCGATAATTTTGTTCTCCCAAACATGCCAGTGCCACCTAATTCATTCAGGGGAATTCGTAAGAGAACATCTTCAGCAATGCGATGGTTTGCCATGTGTGGTGATGATACATCAAA GAAAGGGagatatacaaacattgtcaatcTTCTTCGGAAATATTTTGGGGATTTTCTAATAGCTACCTACCTGGAAGTGCTGCAAGAGTCCCGTTATCATGATGCGTACATCAGGGGAATAGAG AGGGAAGCACTCCTGAAGACACTTGATATGTTGTGGAAGGACCATTTAGTTAACATGAACAAGCTTAGTTCTGCG GTGAATGTCCGGAGCTTTGGGCACAGAAATCCTCTGGAGGAGTATAAGATTGATGGCTGCCGGTTCTTCATCTCAATGTTGAGTACCACACGACGATTGACAGTCGAAGCCCTACTCCGTTACTGGTCATCTCCAATGGAATCTGAAGAGATATTCAACACTGCGGATCAATAG
- the LOC123091319 gene encoding protein translocase subunit SECA2, chloroplastic isoform X5 has translation MDGPRSSFSWPNCRSNSGMKSDERRANYMCDITYTNNSELGFDYLRDNLSRKKEQLVMRWPRPFHFSIVDEVDSVLIDEGRNPLLISGEDNREAARYPVAAKVADLLIEGAHYTVELKGNNIDLTEDGVTYAETILGTNDLWDENDPWARFVTNALKAKEFYRRDVQYIVRNGKALIINELTGRVEPKRRWSDGIHQAVEAKEGLKIQADSVIVAQITYQSLFKLYPKLSGMTGTAKTEEKEFLKMFKMPVIEVPTNLPNIRVDLPIQAFATLRGKWQYVREEVEYMFQLGRPVLVGTTSVESSEYLSDLLKSRNIPHNVLNARPKYAAREAEIIAQAGRKHAITISTNMAGRGTDIILGGNPKMLAKEIVEDNVLPFLSHDTPDVETEGESTSHKGLSKIKLGPSSLALLAKAAIMAKYVHKSESNEWSFQKVKSTIMESIEMSNTIGLEKLQERVAEVTEMYPLCDAIALAYATVLKDCEIHCFDEGAEVKTLGGLHVIGTSLHESRRIDNQLRGRAGRQGDPGSTRFMVSLQDEMFRKFNLDTEWAVRLISRITDGEDIAIESNAVVKQLLGLQINAEKYYFGIRKNLVEFDEVLEVQRKHIYSLRQVILSGDSESCSEQIFQYMQAVVDEIILGNVDPQKPPKTWDLAKLLDEFASLGGNLLTETFKETQEEDLQSSLEQILRYGSVEVDNFVLPNMPVPPNSFRGIRKRTSSAMRWFAMCGDDTSKKGRYTNIVNLLRKYFGDFLIATYLEVLQESRYHDAYIRGIEREALLKTLDMLWKDHLVNMNKLSSAVNVRSFGHRNPLEEYKIDGCRFFISMLSTTRRLTVEALLRYWSSPMESEEIFNTADQ, from the exons ATGGATGGGCCGCGTTCATCGTTTTCTTGGCCTAACTGTCGGTCTAATTCAG GTATGAAGTCTGATGAGAGGAGAGCCAACTATATGTGTGACATTACATACACTAATAACTCG GAGCTTGGATTTGATTATCTTCGTGACAACTTGTCACGTAAGAAAGAACAGTTAGTCATGAGATG GCCAAGACCATTCCATTTTTCTATCGTGGATGAAGTGGACTCAGTGCTTATAGATGAAGGAAGAAACCCATTGTTAATAAGTGGAGAG GATAATAGAGAAGCAGCACGGTATCCAGTTGCTGCTAAAGTTGCAGATCTTCTCATAGAGGGTGCT CATTATACTGTAGAACTGAAGGGCAATAATATAGATCTAACAGAGGATGGAGTTACTTATGCTGAGACGATTCTTGGGACCAATGATCTGTGGGATGAGAATGATCCGTGGGCAAG ATTTGTGACAAATGCATTGAAGGCCAAAGAGTTCTACCGCAGGGATGTACAGTACATTGTTAGGAATGGAAAAGCTCTCATAATTAATGAG CTTACTGGTCGAGTCGAACCCAAAAGGAGGTGGTCTGATGGTATTCATCAAGCAGTAGAAGCAAAAGAAGGCCTCAAAATCCAG GCAGACTCAGTAATTGTGGCTCAGATTACGTATCAGTCTCTGTTTAAGCTTTATCCTAAGCTTTCCGGGATGACAGGTACTGCTAAGACAGAG GAAAAGGAATTTCTGAAGATGTTTAAGATGCCAGTCATTGAGGTGCCCACGAATCTGCCAAATATACGGGTGGACTTACCTATCCAAGCTTTTGCG ACTTTAAGGGGCAAATGGCAATATGTCCGGGAAGAGGTAGAGTATATGTTTCAATTGGGCCGTCCTGTTTTGGTTGGAACTACCAG TGTTGAGAGTTCAGAATACCTGTCGGATCTTCTTAAGTCTCGTAATATTCCTCACAATGTACTTAATGCAAGACCAAAG TATGCTGCTAGAGAAGCTGAGATAATTGCACAGGCTGGAAGGAAACATGCAATTACAATTTCAACGAACATGGCAGGCAGAGGGACAGACATCATTTTAGGTGGCAACCCTAAG ATGCTTGCAAAAGAAATTGTAGAAGACAATGTACTTCCATTTCTGTCGCACGACACCCCAGATGTCGAAACTGAGGGGGAGTCCACATCCCACAAG GGTCTTTCCAAGATAAAACTCGGGCCATCGTCACTAGCTCTGCTTGCCAAAGCTGCAATCATGG CAAAATATGTTCACAAAAGTGAGAGCAATGAATGGTCTTTTCAGAAGGTGAAATCCACTATTATGGAGTCAATTGAAATGAGTAATACAATTGGGTTGGAAAAACTACAAGAGCGCGTGGCTGAAGTGACTGAGATGTACCCTCTTTGTGATGCAATAGCACTTGCTTATGCGACTGTCTTAAAGGATTGCGAAATTCATTGTTTTGACGAGGGTGCTGAGGTGAAGACATTAGGTGGGCTTCATGTAATAGGAACTTCTTTGCATGAGTCGCGCCGAATTGATAACCAA TTACGTGGTAGAGCTGGCAGGCAAGGTGATCCTGGTTCCACACGGTTTATGGTGAG CTTACAAGATGAAATGTTCCGGAAGTTTAATTTGGACACAGAATGGGCCGTGAGACTAATATCAAGGATAACAGATGGCGAAGACATAGCGATCGAGAGCAATGCTGTTGTAAAACAG CTTCTAGGCCTTCAAATCAATGCAGAGAAGTATTATTTTGGCATAAGGAAAAACCTTGTTGAGTTTGATGAAGTCTTGGAG GTCCAAAGAAAGCACATCTATAGCCTTAGGCAGGTGATATTATCAGGTGACTCTGAAAGCTGCAGTGAACAAATTTTCCA GTACATGCAAGCTGTAGTTGATGAAATTATTCTGGGAAATGTTGATCCCCAGAAG CCACCTAAGACGTGGGATTTGGCAAAGCTTTTGGATGAGTTTGCCAGTCTAGGCGGAAATTTGCTGACAG AAACATTCAAGGAGACCCAAGAGGAAGACCTACAATCATCACTTGAGCAAATACTTAGATATGGCTCTGTGGAGGTCGATAATTTTGTTCTCCCAAACATGCCAGTGCCACCTAATTCATTCAGGGGAATTCGTAAGAGAACATCTTCAGCAATGCGATGGTTTGCCATGTGTGGTGATGATACATCAAA GAAAGGGagatatacaaacattgtcaatcTTCTTCGGAAATATTTTGGGGATTTTCTAATAGCTACCTACCTGGAAGTGCTGCAAGAGTCCCGTTATCATGATGCGTACATCAGGGGAATAGAG AGGGAAGCACTCCTGAAGACACTTGATATGTTGTGGAAGGACCATTTAGTTAACATGAACAAGCTTAGTTCTGCG GTGAATGTCCGGAGCTTTGGGCACAGAAATCCTCTGGAGGAGTATAAGATTGATGGCTGCCGGTTCTTCATCTCAATGTTGAGTACCACACGACGATTGACAGTCGAAGCCCTACTCCGTTACTGGTCATCTCCAATGGAATCTGAAGAGATATTCAACACTGCGGATCAATAG